Proteins from a single region of Melanotaenia boesemani isolate fMelBoe1 chromosome 3, fMelBoe1.pri, whole genome shotgun sequence:
- the LOC121637142 gene encoding blue-sensitive opsin, which translates to MRGHRQMEFQEDFWLPITVDTDNISAISPFLVPQDHLGSRGIFYAMSALMFFLFVFGTGINILTIACTIQYKKLRSHLNYILVNMAVANLIVSSVGSFTCFYCFAFRYMILGPLGCKIEGFTATLGGMVSLWSLAVIAFERWLVICKPLGNFAFKSEHAIGMCALTWVFALGASVPPLVGWSRYIPEGFQCSCGPDWYTTGNKYNNESFVMYLFCFCFAVPFSVICFCYSQLLLTLKSAAKAQAESASTQKAEREVTRMVVLMVLGFLVCYVPYASFALWVVNNRGQPFDLRLATIPSCVSKASTVYNPVIYVLLNKQFRSCMKKLLGMNVSDDDDSSTTQSTTEVSKVGPS; encoded by the exons ATGAGGGGACATCGGCAGATGGAGTTCCAAGAGGACTTCTGGCTCCCCATCACTGTGGACACTGACAACATCTCAGCGATTAGCCCATTCCTGGTCCCTCAGGACCATTTAGGAAGCCGGGGGATCTTTTATGCAATGTCAGCATTGATGttcttcttgtttgtgtttggaaCGGGCATCAACATCCTTACTATTGCATGTACTATTCAATACAAGAAGCTCCGCTCTCATCTGAACTACATCCTGGTCAACATGGCTGTGGCAAACCTCATCGTTTCCTCTGTGGGCTCTTTCACCTGCTTCTACTGCTTTGCCTTCAGATACATGATTCTTGGCCCCCTGGGGTGCAAGATTGAAGGATTTACTGCTACTCTTGGAG gCATGGTGAGCCTTTGGTCACTGGCTGTGATTGCATTTGAAAGATGGCTGGTTATCTGCAAACCACTTGGAAACTTTGCCTTCAAGTCGGAACATGCTATAGGCATGTGTGCCCTTACCTGGGTTTTTGCTTTGGGTGCTTCAGTTCCTCCTCTGGTTGGATGGAGTAG ATATATTCCAGAAGGTTTCCAGTGCTCATGTGGACCAGACTGGTACACAACAGGCAACAAGTACAACAACGAATCCTTTGTGATGTATCTCTTCTGCTTCTGCTTTGCTGTCCCTTTCTCTGTTATCTGCTTCTGTTATTCACAGCTGCTCCTCACCCTGAAATCG GCAGCGAAAGCCCAAGCTGAGTCTGCCTCCACCCAGAAAGCAGAGAGGGAGGTGACCAGGATGGTGGTCCTCATGGTGCTGGGCTTCCTGGTGTGCTACGTGCCATATGCCTCTTTTGCTCTCTGGGTTGTCAACAACCGTGGGCAACCGTTTGATCTGAGACTTGCAACCATTCCCTCCTGTGTCTCAAAGGCCTCCACGGTTTACAATCCTGTCATCTACGTCCTCCTCAATAAGCAG TTCCGCTCATGCATGAAGAAGCTGCTGGGGATGAACGTCAGCGACGACGACGACTCGTCAACAACTCAGTCAACAACTGAAGTCTCAAAAGTTGGACCATCTTAG
- the opn1sw2 gene encoding opsin-1, short-wave-sensitive 2 has product MRSARGVELPEDFWIPIALDTNNITSLSPFLVPQEHLGNSGTFYGMAGFMFFLFMFGTSINLLTIACTIQYKKLRSHLNYILVNLAVANLLVACVGSFTACVSFANKYFIFGPLACKVEGFLATLGGMVSLWSLAVIAFERWLVICKPLGNFAFKPEHAIACCAFTWVFALIASVPPLVGWSRYIPEGLQCSCGPDWYTTNNKYNNESYVMFLFCFCFAVPFFTIVFCYAQLLITLKMAAKAQAESASTQKAEREVTRMVVVMVLGFLVCWMPYTSFALWVVNNRGETFDLRAATIPSCFSKASTVYNPVIYVLLNKQFRQCMLAMLGMGGGEEEASTSQSVTEVSKVGPA; this is encoded by the exons ATGAGGTCCGCTCGCGGTGTGGAACTGCCAGAGGACTTCTGGATCCCAATCGCTTTGGACACTAACAACATCACGTCACTTAGCCCATTCTTGGTTCCTCAGGAGCACCTGGGGAATTCGGGCACCTTCTATGGAATGGCGGGGTTCATGTTCTTCCTATTTATGTTTGGCACTTCTATTAACCTCCTCACCATTGCATGCACCATCCAGTACAAGAAGCTTCGATCCCACCTCAACTACATCCTGGTGAACCTGGCGGTTGCAAATCTTCTCGTTGCCTGTGTGGGTTCCTTCACAGCCTGTGTCTCCTTTgcaaacaaatatttcatctttgGTCCACTAGCCTGTAAAGTCGAAGGTTTTCTAGCAACGCTTGGTG GTATGGTCAGCCTGTGGTCTCTTGCTGTGATAGCTTTTGAAAGATGGTTGGTCATTTGTAAGCCACTTGGCAACTTTGCTTTCAAGCCTGAACATGCCATCGCTTGCTGTGCGTTCACCTGGGTGTTTGCATTGATTGCCTCAGTTCCTCCGCTGGTTGGATGGAGCag GTACATCCCAGAAGGCCTGCAGTGCTCTTGTGGACCAGACTGGTACACCACTAACAACAAATACAACAATGAGTCCTACGTTATGTTCCTTTTCTGCTTCTGCTTTGCTGTTCCCTTCTTTACGATCGTGTTTTGCTATGCTCAGCTGCTCATTACACTTAAAATG GCAGCGAAGGCTCAGGCTGAGTCTGCCTCCACCCAGAAGGCAGAGAGGGAGGTGACCAGGATGGTGGTCGTCATGGTGCTGGGCTTTCTTGTGTGCTGGATGCCCTACACTTCATTTGCTCTCTGGGTTGTCAATAACCGCGGGGAAACGTTTGACTTGAGAGCCGCAACCATACCGTCCTGTTTTTCTAAGGCTTCCACAGTTTACAATCCTGTCATCTACGTCCTCCTCAATAAGCAG TTCCGTCAGTGCATGTTAGCGATGCTGGGGATgggtggaggagaggaggaagccTCTACATCACAGTCTGTGACGGAAGTCTCCAAAGTTGGGCCTGCTTGA
- the opn1lw1 gene encoding red-sensitive opsin-1 — MAEEWGKQAFAARRYNEDTTRGSAFTYTNSNNTRDPFEGPNYHIAPRWVYNVSTIWMCFVVAASVFTNGLVLVATAKFKKLRHPLNWILVNLAIADLGETVFASTISVCNQFFGYFILGHPMCVFEGFTVSTCGIAALWSLTIISWERWIVVCKPFGNVKFDAKWATAGIVFSWVWSAVWCAPPVFGWSRYWPHGLKTSCGPDVFSGSEDPGVQSYMIVLMITCCIIPLAIIILCYLAVWLAIRAVAMQQKESESTQKAEREVSRMVVVMILAYCVCWGPYTFFACFAAANPGYAFHPLAAAMPAYFAKSATIYNPIIYVFMNRQFRTCIMQLFGKQVDDGSEVSTSKTEVSSVAPA; from the exons ATGGCAGAGGAGTGGGGAAAACAGGCGTTTGCTGCCAGGCGGTACAACGAAGACACAACGAGGGGTTCTGCCTTCACTTacacaaacagcaataataCCAGAG ATCCCTTTGAGGGACCCAACTACCACATTGCTCCCCGATGGGTTTACAACGTCTCAACGATCTGGATGTGTTTTGTGGTGGCCGCATCAGTCTTCACCAACGGTCTGGTTTTGGTGGCCACAGCAAAGTTCAAGAAGCTGCGTCACCCACTGAACTGGATTTTGGTCAATCTTGCCATCGCTGATCTTGGAGAGACGGTCTTTGCCAGCACCATCAGTGTGTGCAACCAGTTTTTTGGATATTTCATTCTGGGACACCCAATGTGCGTCTTTGAGGGCTTCACTGTCTCAACTTGTG GTATTGCTGCTCTTTGGTCCCTGACTATCATCTCCTGGGAGAGATGGATAGTTGTGTGCAAACCCTTTGGAAATGTCAAGTTTGATGCCAAATGGGCTACGGCTGGAATCGTCTTCTCCTGGGTCTGGTCTGCAGTGTGGTGTGCTCCTCCCGTCTTTGGATGGAGCAG GTATTGGCCCCATGGTCTAAAAACATCATGTGGACCTGATGTGTTCAGTGGAAGCGAGGACCCTGGAGTCCAGTCCTACATGATAGTTCTTATGATTACATGCTGTATCATTCCCCTGGCTATCATCATCTTGTGCTACCTCGCTGTGTGGCTGGCCATCCGTGCT GTTGCCATGCAGCAGAAGGAATCTGAGTCCACCCAGAAAGCTGAAAGGGAAGTATCCAGGATGGTGGTTGTCATGATCCTGGCTTATTGTGTGTGCTGGGGACCTTACACCTTCTTTGCCTGCTTTGCTGCTGCCAACCCTGGATATGCCTTCCATcctctggcagctgccatgCCGGCCTACTTTGCTAAGAGCGCTACCATCTACAACCCAATCATCTATGTCTTCATGAACCGACAG TTCCGCACATGCATCATGCAGCTCTTTGGCAAACAGGTGGATGATGGCTCTGAAGTATCCACATCAAAGACAGAGGTCTCCTCTGTGGCTCCTGCATAA